In the genome of candidate division WOR-3 bacterium, one region contains:
- a CDS encoding ATP-binding cassette domain-containing protein, translating into MPYLSLKNVSKFFSGTRALEPVCLDAEKGELMVLVGPSGCGKSTLLRIIAGLETPSSGEIFLDGKKINDKEPAERDIAMVFQNYALYPHMKVRDNLSFALKMRKYSKAEIERRVFEASELLEIGQLMDRYPKEISGGERQRVALGRAIVRHPKLFLFDEPLSNLDAKLRIQMRSEITKLHMKLGVTMLYVTHDQTEAMTMGDRIAVMKADKKAGEGGKILQTGAPMELYENPSKRFVAEFIGTPSMNFIEHFEEGRDGFPFVSGIPGLLKGFGGSFDYSEVVIGVRPEKIIISEDCRSGGQMEIELIERMGSETLIYLSGKDLKLVAKLFVPVCKKAGEKVGVEVQVQDVMFFSRKDGGLLT; encoded by the coding sequence ATGCCTTATTTGTCACTGAAAAACGTCAGCAAGTTTTTTTCAGGGACAAGGGCATTGGAGCCTGTTTGTCTTGACGCCGAGAAAGGTGAACTAATGGTCCTTGTAGGTCCTTCAGGATGCGGAAAATCTACATTACTGAGGATAATCGCCGGGCTTGAAACACCGAGTTCCGGCGAGATTTTTCTCGACGGCAAGAAAATAAACGACAAGGAACCGGCAGAAAGAGACATCGCCATGGTCTTTCAGAATTACGCGCTGTATCCGCATATGAAAGTCAGAGACAACCTTTCATTCGCGCTTAAAATGAGAAAGTATTCGAAAGCCGAGATAGAGAGAAGAGTCTTTGAGGCTTCGGAATTGCTGGAGATCGGCCAACTTATGGACAGATACCCGAAAGAGATTTCAGGAGGCGAAAGGCAGAGGGTCGCCCTCGGAAGAGCCATAGTCAGACATCCAAAGCTTTTTCTTTTTGACGAACCGCTTTCAAACCTGGACGCAAAACTGAGGATTCAGATGAGAAGCGAAATTACAAAGCTTCACATGAAACTTGGCGTGACTATGCTTTATGTGACTCACGATCAGACCGAAGCTATGACAATGGGTGACAGAATAGCAGTTATGAAGGCTGATAAAAAAGCTGGAGAAGGCGGTAAAATTCTTCAGACGGGAGCACCCATGGAACTGTACGAAAACCCGTCAAAAAGGTTTGTTGCAGAATTCATAGGCACTCCTTCTATGAATTTCATTGAACATTTCGAAGAAGGAAGAGACGGTTTTCCCTTCGTAAGCGGCATCCCGGGGCTTCTGAAAGGATTTGGCGGCAGTTTTGATTATTCAGAAGTTGTAATAGGAGTTAGACCCGAGAAAATCATTATATCGGAGGATTGCAGATCAGGTGGACAGATGGAAATCGAACTTATCGAGAGAATGGGCTCCGAAACACTGATATATCTTTCGGGAAAAGATTTGAAACTCGTTGCAAAATTATTTGTTCCCGTATGTAAAAAAGCGGGTGAAAAGGTCGGCGTTGAAGTTCAGGTCCAGGATGTTATGTTTTTCAGCCGGAAGGATGGCGGGTTATTGACCTGA
- a CDS encoding HPr family phosphocarrier protein: MRKNIKVINKLGIHARPAAMLVKIANGYECEVFFEKDGLKVNGKSVLDVMMLAAPKGTELTVETSGEDEENCMKEIEEVFSKGFDED, encoded by the coding sequence ATGAGAAAGAACATAAAAGTGATAAACAAGCTTGGCATACACGCAAGACCTGCCGCCATGCTGGTAAAGATAGCCAACGGCTATGAGTGCGAAGTGTTTTTTGAAAAAGACGGTTTGAAGGTCAATGGTAAAAGCGTGCTCGATGTCATGATGCTGGCCGCTCCGAAAGGCACGGAATTAACAGTGGAAACCAGCGGAGAGGACGAAGAAAACTGCATGAAGGAAATCGAAGAAGTTTTTTCGAAAGGTTTTGACGAGGATTGA
- the ptsP gene encoding phosphoenolpyruvate--protein phosphotransferase — translation MTQKKEKIIKGVPVSSGVAIGVSNVYRVLKKQDELSLKTKIEISQVGSEIARLSRAVSQAKAALDLHRSRLIGRTSNYHLGIFEFQSFLLGDESYIGAIKNLIKEKHFSACDAVWIVTDELAKKLKQTFEDIKDVGNLICSGLSDKGAIHLAILPEDDPFVFICDILAPSMISYLFNSKVAGIITEFGGKTSHAVILSESLGVPVIINAKKITEHAQNGDVVGMEGGCGKIVLNPSEFRLKAYNRLKVWNGKYHTIILQKSRKKAETKDGFKVKVMANIEVTSEVPYAVASGAEGIGLYRTEFVFLDNPHYLPSYTEQFKIYKSVVSEMNGLPVIFRTIDLGADKIPFYLESHRKIWKDETNPALGYRGIRLMHDHCKELMFPQLKAILRASAYGPVKIMLPMVSLVEEVTDFEKKILEAMEDLGKEAPSKKPKVGMMLETPASILMMDKFIPIVDFFSIGTNDLTQYILAVDRDNPQVAYIWDHMHPAVLKTVKTAIDTALKAGKEISVCGESAGDPFAAAVFIGFGLNNLSVSPSKVAELKHHIRHWNKKDLESVSAEVLKMDSSEIVRKYVKRTVKVGLSG, via the coding sequence GTGACACAAAAAAAAGAAAAAATAATTAAAGGTGTTCCTGTAAGTTCCGGCGTGGCTATAGGCGTGTCCAACGTCTACAGAGTCCTGAAAAAGCAGGACGAGTTATCTTTGAAAACCAAAATTGAAATCAGTCAAGTCGGTTCCGAAATTGCCAGGTTGTCGCGGGCGGTTTCCCAGGCAAAGGCTGCATTAGACCTACACAGATCGAGACTCATTGGCAGAACCAGCAATTATCATCTTGGAATCTTTGAATTCCAATCGTTTCTTCTCGGAGACGAATCTTACATCGGAGCCATAAAAAACCTGATTAAGGAAAAGCATTTTTCTGCGTGCGATGCTGTTTGGATAGTAACTGATGAACTGGCAAAAAAACTCAAACAGACTTTCGAGGACATAAAAGACGTGGGAAATCTTATTTGTTCCGGACTTTCAGACAAAGGAGCGATTCACCTGGCAATTCTTCCTGAAGACGATCCGTTCGTTTTTATTTGCGATATCCTGGCGCCTTCGATGATATCATATCTTTTCAACAGTAAAGTCGCCGGCATTATCACGGAATTCGGGGGCAAGACTTCTCACGCCGTAATACTTTCAGAAAGTCTCGGAGTTCCGGTTATAATCAACGCTAAAAAGATCACTGAGCACGCTCAGAACGGAGATGTAGTCGGAATGGAGGGAGGGTGCGGGAAAATAGTCCTCAATCCCTCGGAATTCAGGTTAAAAGCCTATAACAGACTCAAGGTCTGGAATGGAAAATACCACACCATCATACTTCAGAAATCCCGAAAAAAAGCAGAAACAAAAGACGGTTTCAAAGTAAAAGTCATGGCGAATATCGAGGTGACGTCTGAAGTTCCATACGCCGTCGCTTCAGGAGCGGAAGGTATAGGGCTTTACAGAACAGAATTTGTCTTTTTGGACAATCCTCATTATCTTCCGTCATACACCGAGCAGTTCAAGATATACAAAAGCGTAGTATCCGAGATGAACGGGTTGCCGGTCATATTCAGGACGATCGATCTCGGAGCCGACAAAATCCCGTTTTACCTCGAAAGTCACAGGAAAATATGGAAAGACGAAACCAATCCTGCACTCGGTTACAGAGGCATCAGACTGATGCACGATCACTGCAAAGAGCTCATGTTCCCTCAATTGAAGGCAATTTTGAGGGCTTCAGCATACGGACCTGTAAAAATTATGCTCCCCATGGTGTCACTCGTCGAAGAAGTGACTGACTTTGAAAAGAAAATTCTCGAAGCAATGGAAGATCTCGGAAAAGAGGCTCCTTCGAAAAAACCTAAAGTGGGCATGATGCTAGAAACACCAGCTTCGATATTGATGATGGATAAATTCATTCCTATCGTGGATTTTTTTTCGATAGGCACAAACGACCTTACTCAATACATTCTCGCCGTGGACAGAGACAATCCTCAGGTCGCCTACATCTGGGATCACATGCATCCGGCTGTTCTGAAAACCGTCAAAACTGCCATAGACACAGCTTTAAAAGCCGGCAAAGAGATAAGCGTCTGCGGCGAGTCTGCGGGAGATCCTTTCGCCGCAGCGGTATTCATAGGTTTCGGCCTTAACAACCTTAGCGTGTCCCCTTCAAAAGTAGCGGAACTCAAACACCACATAAGGCATTGGAACAAAAAAGATCTAGAATCCGTTTCGGCTGAAGTTCTCAAAATGGATTCGTCGGAAATAGTGAGAAAATACGTAAAAAGGACGGTGAAGGTTGGACTTTCAGGGTAG
- a CDS encoding NTP transferase domain-containing protein, producing the protein MRIIIPAAGIGKRLQPHTFVEPKVMMRLAGKPMIGHIMDMVVKMSPREVVVVVGYKSDAIIRYLSESYSSMKIRFVLQDDMLGLGHAVYITGDSDDDTLIILGDTIFRFDFEKILRSADNSIGVAQVGDPRRFGVVEMSDDGAVRNLVEKPQNPPSNLAIVGIYRIREFHLLFEALASIVKEGKKTSGEIQLTDALQEMINRGGRITTFGIEKWLDCGKPETLFSTQAYLLKEMAWKYSVPGSAVIDPVFVSDRAVIENSVIGPNVDLAENCSVTNCVVRNSIVGKNALLKNAVIEDSIIGENARIIGSFKKINAVGYSEINL; encoded by the coding sequence GTGAGAATAATAATACCGGCCGCAGGGATTGGAAAAAGACTTCAACCGCACACTTTTGTCGAACCCAAAGTAATGATGAGATTGGCTGGAAAACCTATGATCGGCCATATAATGGATATGGTCGTGAAAATGAGCCCCCGTGAAGTGGTCGTGGTAGTCGGATATAAAAGCGACGCTATTATCCGCTATCTTTCGGAAAGCTACTCATCCATGAAAATCAGATTCGTTTTACAGGATGATATGCTTGGCTTGGGACATGCCGTATATATAACAGGTGACAGCGATGACGACACTCTGATTATTCTCGGCGACACGATTTTCAGGTTCGACTTCGAAAAAATTCTCAGATCGGCGGATAATTCCATAGGAGTAGCCCAGGTCGGAGACCCAAGGCGTTTCGGAGTTGTCGAAATGTCTGACGACGGAGCGGTGAGAAATCTCGTCGAAAAACCTCAAAATCCTCCTTCCAATCTGGCGATTGTTGGAATATACCGTATACGGGAATTTCACCTGCTGTTCGAAGCCCTCGCTTCAATCGTAAAAGAGGGCAAAAAAACATCGGGAGAAATACAGTTGACCGACGCTCTTCAGGAAATGATTAACAGAGGCGGCAGAATTACAACTTTCGGTATTGAAAAATGGCTCGACTGCGGAAAACCGGAGACTCTGTTTTCAACTCAGGCCTATCTGCTTAAAGAAATGGCCTGGAAATACTCGGTTCCCGGATCCGCCGTCATTGATCCTGTTTTTGTTTCTGACCGAGCTGTTATTGAAAATTCTGTGATAGGTCCTAACGTAGATCTCGCAGAGAATTGTTCTGTGACCAACTGCGTTGTAAGAAACTCGATAGTCGGAAAGAATGCTTTGCTTAAAAACGCGGTGATAGAAGATTCAATCATAGGAGAGAACGCCAGAATAATTGGTTCTTTCAAAAAAATAAACGCCGTCGGCTATTCCGAAATCAACTTGTAA
- a CDS encoding methionine adenosyltransferase: MDKYYFTSESVTEGHPDKLCDQISDAIVDSALDQDPESRVACETLATTGLIMVVGEMTTGAYVEIQNIAREVVRDAGYDDPKFGFDYESCAVISSLHDQTGDIAQGVDIGGAGDQGMMFGFACSETAELMPLPIMLAHKLTKRLAEFRRSTNECLLRPDGKSQVTVEYESGVPKRVSVVLVSSQHCPEVKHQKLNEVIKNEIIFKALPGELIDGDTKILINPTGRFVSGGPAADSGLTGRKLMVDTYGGYSRHGGGAFSGKDPTKVDRSGAYMARYLAKNVVAAGLAEKCEIQIAYAIGVPDPVSLFVETFGTGKAHEGKISEALMGLVDMSPRGIISRFGLKSPIYRKTAVYGHFGRENEGFPWEVTDIADELKKTVKK; the protein is encoded by the coding sequence ATGGATAAATACTATTTTACTTCCGAGTCCGTTACTGAAGGGCATCCGGATAAACTGTGCGATCAGATTTCCGACGCAATTGTTGACTCCGCTCTGGATCAGGATCCAGAAAGCAGAGTGGCATGCGAAACACTCGCTACAACAGGCCTGATAATGGTGGTCGGAGAAATGACAACCGGCGCCTACGTCGAAATCCAGAACATTGCCAGAGAAGTTGTGAGAGACGCGGGATACGACGATCCTAAATTTGGTTTCGATTACGAGTCTTGTGCTGTGATTTCCTCTCTCCACGACCAGACCGGAGACATAGCACAGGGCGTTGATATTGGAGGCGCGGGAGATCAGGGGATGATGTTCGGCTTTGCCTGCAGTGAGACCGCGGAGTTGATGCCTCTGCCTATAATGCTTGCTCACAAGCTGACAAAGAGACTCGCCGAATTCAGAAGATCTACGAACGAATGCCTTCTCCGGCCGGACGGAAAATCGCAGGTAACAGTTGAATACGAAAGCGGCGTGCCGAAAAGAGTTTCGGTGGTTCTTGTCAGTTCCCAACATTGCCCCGAGGTGAAACATCAGAAATTGAACGAGGTGATAAAAAACGAGATAATATTTAAAGCTTTGCCCGGGGAATTGATCGATGGAGACACGAAAATTTTAATTAATCCGACAGGCAGATTCGTCAGCGGAGGCCCGGCGGCTGATTCCGGTCTGACAGGCAGAAAGCTCATGGTAGACACTTACGGGGGGTATTCAAGACACGGAGGAGGCGCTTTTTCGGGAAAAGATCCGACGAAAGTTGACAGAAGCGGTGCTTATATGGCACGTTATCTGGCGAAAAACGTAGTGGCCGCAGGTCTGGCCGAAAAATGCGAGATACAGATAGCTTACGCAATAGGAGTACCCGATCCTGTTTCCCTTTTCGTCGAAACTTTTGGAACCGGCAAGGCTCATGAAGGGAAAATATCTGAAGCGCTGATGGGACTAGTCGATATGTCACCGCGGGGGATAATAAGCAGATTCGGTTTGAAAAGCCCTATCTACAGGAAAACGGCTGTTTACGGTCATTTCGGGAGGGAAAACGAAGGCTTCCCGTGGGAAGTAACCGATATAGCGGATGAATTGAAAAAGACAGTAAAAAAGTGA
- a CDS encoding GHKL domain-containing protein: MKYASGIRFFFIVITSGLALTCVASVILIDRSLALARETISLSLDAETELLENYLENTESDDYTFMRPYFDYVSTDSASSEIKNAMFSNFLLPSGNRVYVGRSTEDFGTINLYKNLIIAALAVTVLISFAAIVLFTDENVMKPLRIMGELTGAKPEPENLIENMKAIIKDLEEKKSELENMYSIEKTRVRNMTLRSGAVLQSLKAGIIDVDADANVIQCNQELFNIVGIEKRELNGKLRNSSLSPDITTIIFDCLERKKPERKRIDLNGRIIDVFVSPVLEAEQIIGAVAVFYDMTETVLLERMFMTREKMLSLSEISAGVSHEFRNSAGVLLALASAIYQKQNDENAKMLLEETKSLVGIVENFSQLAQKKDKSFAEFDVKEMTEEIKKYYKWNFKADFRHNLFVGDKDLIRRALINVLQNSIEASEPNQAEILVTTDKIDSWQRIEVTDKAGGIKDDQLEKVKAPFYTSKKEGVGLGLAIVEKIIQMHGGSLEIRNFEGGLKVTMTWSGDE; the protein is encoded by the coding sequence GTGAAATATGCTTCGGGCATAAGGTTTTTCTTTATAGTAATTACGTCCGGCCTTGCCCTGACGTGTGTCGCTTCCGTAATCCTCATAGACCGTTCGCTGGCCTTGGCGAGAGAAACCATATCTCTGTCACTGGATGCTGAAACCGAGTTACTCGAAAATTATCTTGAAAATACGGAATCCGACGACTACACGTTCATGAGGCCTTATTTCGATTATGTTTCCACGGACAGCGCTTCATCAGAAATCAAAAACGCCATGTTTTCTAATTTTCTTTTACCAAGCGGGAACAGAGTTTACGTCGGCAGGAGCACAGAGGATTTCGGAACTATAAACCTCTACAAAAACCTGATTATAGCCGCTCTCGCAGTAACTGTGCTGATTTCATTTGCCGCCATTGTTTTATTCACTGATGAGAACGTCATGAAACCCCTTAGAATTATGGGAGAGCTGACTGGAGCCAAACCGGAACCGGAAAATCTGATAGAAAATATGAAAGCGATAATAAAAGACCTCGAGGAAAAGAAAAGTGAACTCGAGAACATGTATTCGATAGAAAAAACAAGGGTCAGAAATATGACTCTGAGAAGCGGAGCAGTCCTTCAGAGCCTGAAAGCCGGCATTATTGACGTTGACGCTGACGCGAATGTCATCCAGTGCAATCAGGAACTTTTCAATATCGTGGGTATAGAAAAGAGAGAGCTCAACGGAAAACTCCGAAATTCATCTTTGTCTCCGGATATTACAACAATTATATTCGATTGTCTGGAAAGAAAAAAACCTGAGAGAAAAAGAATTGACCTCAACGGAAGGATAATAGACGTATTTGTCTCTCCTGTACTGGAAGCAGAACAGATTATCGGAGCCGTCGCAGTATTTTACGACATGACCGAAACCGTACTCCTGGAAAGAATGTTTATGACAAGGGAAAAAATGCTTTCTCTTTCCGAGATATCAGCGGGTGTCTCCCACGAATTCAGGAATTCGGCAGGAGTTCTTCTCGCTCTGGCATCGGCTATCTATCAGAAGCAGAACGATGAGAACGCGAAAATGCTGCTCGAGGAGACAAAATCCCTCGTCGGAATAGTTGAAAATTTTTCTCAGTTGGCTCAAAAAAAAGACAAGTCTTTCGCCGAATTCGACGTCAAAGAAATGACGGAAGAAATCAAAAAGTACTACAAATGGAATTTCAAGGCGGATTTCAGGCACAATCTTTTTGTCGGCGACAAAGACCTGATTAGAAGAGCTCTCATAAATGTCCTGCAAAACTCAATAGAAGCCTCTGAACCGAACCAGGCAGAAATCCTTGTAACCACTGACAAGATAGACAGTTGGCAGAGAATCGAAGTCACTGATAAAGCAGGAGGAATAAAAGACGATCAGCTTGAAAAGGTAAAAGCGCCGTTCTATACTTCAAAAAAGGAAGGGGTGGGACTGGGCTTGGCCATAGTCGAAAAGATAATTCAGATGCACGGCGGCTCTCTCGAAATCAGAAATTTCGAAGGAGGGCTGAAAGTGACCATGACCTGGAGCGGAGATGAGTGA
- a CDS encoding sigma-54-dependent Fis family transcriptional regulator, giving the protein MSDVLIVEDKKNLRIALKNILCEAGYQVFEAEDISTAKILIEKNSPVTAVIDVRLPDGSGLDLLDHITECGKSVITIMMSAYGDIPVAVSAMKKGAKDFVTKPFEPYELLGIIKRELALAESSAKYSEDSFEPAGNSKLWLKVLDLAKNVAKMDSTVLLSGETGSGKEVVAKYIHGNSKRAKFPFIPVNCAALPRELVESELFGAESGAFTGIGKTRQGKFESAGGGTVFLDEIGDLSEEAQAKILRILETKKIQRLGSASSIDVDVRIISATNKKLEEEIEKGKFREDLFYRLAVFPIEIPPLRDRPDDIEDIARQLVKRISLKIDKDFNPEIGKDILDKLASHNWPGNVRELANVIERAMILSGDTTIDPEKIYLPDRKRETEIHRAKMDREKDVIKRALESAGWKRTEAAKILGISYRSLLEKIKKYELRKN; this is encoded by the coding sequence ATGAGTGATGTCCTGATAGTCGAAGACAAAAAAAATCTCAGGATAGCCCTGAAAAATATTCTTTGTGAAGCCGGTTACCAGGTGTTTGAAGCCGAGGACATAAGCACCGCAAAAATTCTGATTGAGAAGAATTCTCCTGTTACAGCCGTGATAGATGTCAGACTTCCAGACGGAAGCGGGCTGGATCTGCTGGATCATATAACGGAATGCGGAAAATCAGTAATTACGATAATGATGAGTGCTTACGGCGATATTCCCGTAGCCGTCAGCGCAATGAAAAAAGGAGCAAAGGATTTTGTAACCAAACCGTTCGAACCTTATGAGCTTTTAGGTATAATTAAAAGAGAGCTTGCTCTGGCCGAAAGTTCCGCGAAATATTCCGAAGACTCATTCGAACCGGCTGGAAATTCGAAACTTTGGCTGAAAGTCCTCGATCTCGCTAAAAACGTCGCAAAAATGGACAGCACGGTACTTCTGTCAGGCGAAACAGGTTCAGGGAAAGAGGTCGTGGCAAAATACATTCACGGGAACAGCAAGAGAGCGAAATTTCCTTTCATCCCCGTCAATTGCGCCGCTTTGCCCAGAGAATTGGTTGAAAGCGAGCTTTTTGGCGCTGAATCCGGAGCCTTCACAGGCATAGGCAAAACAAGACAGGGAAAATTCGAATCCGCCGGCGGAGGGACGGTTTTTTTGGACGAAATCGGAGACCTGTCCGAAGAAGCGCAGGCCAAGATACTCAGAATCCTCGAGACGAAAAAAATCCAAAGACTCGGCAGTGCGTCATCTATAGATGTCGACGTCAGAATAATTTCAGCGACAAACAAAAAGCTCGAAGAAGAGATCGAGAAGGGCAAATTCAGAGAGGACCTTTTTTACAGATTGGCTGTATTCCCTATAGAAATACCGCCTCTGAGGGACAGACCGGACGACATAGAAGATATTGCAAGACAGCTCGTAAAAAGGATATCTCTGAAGATTGACAAAGATTTTAATCCTGAAATCGGCAAAGACATTTTAGATAAACTGGCGTCTCACAACTGGCCCGGAAACGTCAGAGAACTTGCCAACGTCATCGAAAGGGCAATGATACTTTCGGGGGACACGACTATCGATCCTGAAAAAATTTATTTACCGGACAGAAAGAGAGAAACTGAAATTCACAGGGCAAAAATGGACAGAGAAAAAGACGTCATAAAAAGAGCTCTCGAAAGCGCAGGTTGGAAAAGGACAGAAGCCGCAAAAATACTCGGCATAAGTTACAGATCTCTTCTGGAAAAAATAAAAAAGTACGAACTAAGAAAAAATTAA
- a CDS encoding 50S ribosomal protein L28, which yields MSYKCEICGKRPGVGNNVSHANNRTKRRFLPNLQKISVLSEKGTSSKKMVCTACIKAGKVRKSI from the coding sequence ATGTCATATAAATGTGAAATATGCGGAAAAAGACCCGGCGTTGGTAACAATGTCAGTCATGCCAACAACAGGACCAAAAGAAGATTTCTTCCCAATCTTCAGAAGATAAGCGTTTTGAGTGAGAAAGGAACGTCTTCGAAAAAAATGGTCTGCACCGCCTGTATCAAAGCCGGAAAAGTCCGCAAATCAATTTAA
- a CDS encoding L,D-transpeptidase: MSARIKVLLTGALFVLLELFLLAVVSCNYSAKLSVKNPDIRIPIAETELSFKQILFFGGDIIESEFIYPHPQCTVPSYAVFYVKPSLAKDILDISAIHTSGGTEVVIHAGGDSFFYSFDHNGGKFEIPFTGVDYSPMKIIVRRGGREETFALTLYSERWLEVFCDWDIQCAVLWEGARPRYWTVVSTGKENWTRAEHCRIFSKSPVAYFVLDRAPMRYWLGFQEVYGTVNGTHAPLSGTWWRLGRQGSHGCVRNPLADKFYALLDTGNRVELHYRYSQGFTLKEINPAWEYLILEPLDTLEDTMPYKQYCDEARKRLLPIYEELIKSEKQE, encoded by the coding sequence ATGAGCGCCAGAATTAAAGTTCTTCTCACGGGAGCTTTGTTCGTCCTATTGGAGCTGTTTTTATTAGCCGTCGTATCGTGTAATTACTCGGCTAAGCTTTCAGTTAAAAATCCGGACATCAGAATCCCGATAGCCGAAACAGAGCTCTCTTTTAAGCAAATTCTCTTTTTCGGCGGAGACATAATTGAATCGGAATTCATATATCCTCACCCGCAATGCACGGTTCCGAGTTATGCTGTTTTTTATGTCAAACCTTCACTCGCGAAAGATATACTCGATATTTCAGCTATCCATACATCAGGCGGAACAGAAGTGGTTATCCATGCCGGGGGAGATTCATTTTTCTATTCTTTCGATCACAACGGGGGAAAATTCGAAATACCGTTTACGGGTGTTGATTATTCTCCTATGAAAATAATCGTCAGGCGCGGGGGCAGGGAGGAGACGTTTGCGCTGACGCTGTATTCCGAGAGATGGCTCGAAGTATTCTGTGATTGGGACATACAATGCGCTGTTTTGTGGGAAGGGGCGAGACCGAGATATTGGACGGTGGTTTCAACGGGGAAAGAAAACTGGACGAGAGCTGAGCATTGCAGGATTTTTTCGAAAAGCCCGGTAGCTTATTTTGTCCTGGACAGAGCGCCGATGAGATATTGGCTTGGATTTCAGGAAGTTTACGGGACTGTCAACGGAACTCATGCCCCGTTGTCCGGAACATGGTGGCGGCTCGGAAGGCAGGGAAGCCACGGCTGTGTTAGAAATCCTTTGGCGGACAAGTTTTACGCGTTGCTCGACACGGGAAACAGGGTCGAGCTTCATTACAGGTATTCTCAGGGATTCACCCTTAAAGAGATAAATCCTGCATGGGAGTATCTGATTTTGGAACCGCTAGATACTTTGGAAGACACAATGCCGTATAAACAATACTGCGATGAAGCAAGAAAAAGACTTCTTCCGATATATGAAGAACTTATAAAGAGTGAAAAGCAGGAGTAA
- a CDS encoding MATE family efflux transporter, producing MENKNSITSVDLTTGSILPQLVKLALPVIGTSLIHLAYSITDMIWIGRLSSEAVAAVGTAGFLVWLGMSFIIVSKVGAEICVAQSIGKNDPDSAVKFARNAVHINLIMSVLFGCFIFLFRKSFVAFYGFDNASVVTMAVDYAGIISLGAVFMFINPVLSGIFNGTGNSRIPFIINSAGITANIIFDPLFIFGPGFFPKMGVAGAAWATIGSQALVTFIFITYMSVKKIPFKKFNFFSKMSTPHISRILKFGTPVAVQSMSFTVIAIFLARVIARYGALPIAAQKIGIQVEGISYMTASGFSTALCAFTGQNFGAGKWARIVKGFTASFFLMIVLGFVAFSVLFFLPLQIMSFFVKDAETISHGISYLRILSLSQIFMCFEIISAGAFNGLGKTVPPSLVSIIFTGMRVPAAYFLAGTFLGIDGVWWSISISSVFKGVILMTWFFILISRHPDIRKRDFFPSLVYRWNVRFFRDKPQI from the coding sequence ATGGAAAATAAGAATAGCATAACTTCTGTTGACCTTACAACAGGATCTATTTTACCTCAGCTTGTCAAACTGGCACTGCCCGTTATCGGCACGTCTTTGATCCATCTGGCATACAGTATCACCGACATGATATGGATAGGGAGATTGAGCAGTGAAGCCGTCGCCGCCGTCGGAACTGCGGGATTTTTGGTCTGGCTCGGCATGTCTTTCATAATTGTATCCAAAGTCGGGGCAGAAATTTGCGTCGCGCAGTCAATAGGTAAAAACGACCCTGATTCAGCCGTAAAATTCGCCAGAAACGCCGTCCACATAAATTTGATAATGTCGGTTCTTTTCGGATGCTTCATATTTCTGTTCAGAAAAAGTTTCGTCGCTTTTTACGGTTTCGACAACGCTTCCGTCGTCACTATGGCCGTAGATTACGCGGGGATTATCTCTCTTGGAGCGGTTTTCATGTTTATAAATCCGGTTCTTTCCGGGATTTTCAACGGCACAGGGAACAGCCGAATTCCCTTTATCATCAATTCAGCCGGTATAACGGCAAACATAATTTTTGACCCGCTCTTTATTTTCGGCCCCGGCTTCTTTCCGAAAATGGGAGTGGCAGGCGCGGCGTGGGCTACTATCGGTTCCCAGGCGCTCGTTACTTTTATTTTTATAACATACATGAGCGTAAAAAAAATCCCTTTCAAAAAATTTAATTTTTTCAGCAAGATGTCTACCCCTCACATATCCCGGATTTTAAAATTCGGCACACCCGTCGCTGTTCAGTCCATGTCATTTACTGTCATCGCCATTTTTCTAGCGAGAGTCATAGCCAGATACGGAGCCCTGCCTATCGCGGCTCAGAAAATCGGCATCCAGGTGGAAGGAATTTCTTACATGACCGCGAGCGGATTTTCCACGGCTCTCTGCGCCTTTACCGGCCAGAATTTCGGAGCGGGAAAATGGGCCAGAATAGTCAAGGGATTCACTGCGTCTTTCTTTCTTATGATCGTGCTCGGTTTTGTGGCTTTTTCAGTCCTCTTCTTCCTGCCTTTGCAGATAATGTCTTTCTTCGTAAAAGACGCCGAGACGATTTCACACGGAATCTCGTATTTGAGAATTCTTTCTCTATCCCAGATTTTCATGTGCTTTGAGATAATCTCAGCCGGCGCTTTCAACGGACTCGGAAAAACAGTGCCTCCTTCACTGGTTTCGATTATTTTCACCGGTATGCGCGTACCGGCGGCTTACTTTCTCGCAGGCACTTTTCTCGGAATTGACGGGGTTTGGTGGAGCATCAGCATCAGCAGTGTATTCAAAGGCGTGATACTGATGACATGGTTCTTTATTTTGATATCGCGACATCCGGATATAAGAAAAAGGGATTTTTTTCCGTCACTCGTTTACAGATGGAACGTCAGATTTTTCAGGGATAAACCGCAGATATAA